In one window of Trachemys scripta elegans isolate TJP31775 chromosome 5, CAS_Tse_1.0, whole genome shotgun sequence DNA:
- the TSPAN5 gene encoding tetraspanin-5 isoform X4, with translation MQTSGHHKFLGIAFLGIGLWAWNEKGVLSNISSITDLGGFDPVWLFLVVGGVMFILGFAGCIGALRENTFLLKFFSVFLGIIFFLELTAGVLAFVFKDWIKDQLYFFINNNIRAYRDDIDLQNLIDFTQEYWQCCGAFGADDWNLNIYFNCTDSNASRERCGVPFSCCTKDPAEDVINTQCGYDARQKPEVDQQIVIYTKGCVPQFEKWLQDNLTIVAGIFIGIALLQIFGICLAQNLVSDIEAVRASW, from the exons ggAGTGCTGTCCAATATCTCCTCCATAACTGACCTGGGAGGCTTTGATCCAGTTTGGCTCTTCCTTGTGGTAGGAGGAGTCATGTTCATTTTGGGATTTGCAGGATGTATTGGAGCTTTGCGAGAAAATACCTTCCTTCTCAAGTTC TTTTCTGTATTCCTGGGAATTATTTTCTTCCTGGAGCTCACTGCTGGTGTTCTGGCATTTGTTTTCAAAGACTGGATCAAAGACCAGCTGTATTTCTTTATAAACAATAACATCAGAGCATACAGAGATGATATTGATTTGCAAAACCTTATAGACTTCACACAGGAATAT TGGCAGTGCTGTGGAGCCTTCGGCGCTGATGACTGGAACCTCAATATTTACTTCAATTGCACCGATTCCAATGCGAGTCGAGAGCGCTGTGGCGTGCCGTTTTCATGCTGTACTAAAGATCCTGCC GAAGATGTCATTAACACTCAGTGTGGATACGATGCCAGGCAAAAACCg GAGGTTGATCAGCAGATTGTTATCTACACTAAAGGTTGcgtcccccagtttgagaaatggcTGCAGGACAATCTTACTATCGTTGCTGGCATCTTCATTGGGATTGCGTTGTTGCAG ATATTCGGGATATGCTTAGCCCAGAACTTGGTTAGTGACATTGAAGCTGTCAGAGCCAGCTGGTAA